A section of the Streptomyces sp. NBC_01591 genome encodes:
- a CDS encoding transketolase: MTNTTAAPARDYRDMNRLMSLMTGDEKHGPAATSTLDALWVLYDRVLRVTPDTVDAPGRDRFLLSKGHGPMAYYAVLAAHGFFGEELLPGFGAYDSPLGHHPDRTLAPGVEIGSGSLGHGLPLAVGSVLGLRAQGLTDPRVWVLIGDAELDEGSNHEALAYAGPAGLEQLHTVVIDNASASYARPGGIAARFEAAGWSVGSVDGRDHEALYAAFTTPHPGRPRAVVAHVDPKD, from the coding sequence ATGACGAACACCACCGCCGCACCGGCGCGCGACTACCGCGACATGAATCGCCTGATGAGCCTGATGACCGGGGACGAGAAGCACGGCCCCGCGGCGACCTCCACCCTGGACGCCCTCTGGGTGCTGTACGACCGGGTGCTGCGGGTGACGCCCGACACCGTCGACGCGCCCGGTCGCGACCGGTTCCTCCTGTCCAAGGGGCACGGGCCGATGGCGTACTACGCGGTCCTGGCCGCGCACGGGTTCTTCGGGGAGGAGCTGCTGCCGGGGTTCGGGGCATACGACTCACCGCTCGGGCACCATCCGGACCGGACGCTGGCGCCGGGGGTCGAGATCGGCAGCGGGTCACTGGGGCACGGGCTGCCGCTGGCCGTGGGGAGCGTGCTCGGTCTGCGGGCGCAGGGGCTCACCGATCCGCGGGTGTGGGTGCTGATCGGCGACGCCGAGCTGGACGAGGGCAGCAATCATGAGGCGCTCGCCTATGCGGGCCCGGCCGGGCTGGAGCAGCTGCACACCGTGGTGATCGACAACGCGTCGGCCTCGTACGCCCGGCCCGGTGGGATCGCCGCCCGGTTCGAGGCGGCGGGCTGGTCGGTCGGCTCCGTCGACGGACGGGACCACGAGGCGCTGTACGCGGCCTTCACCACGCCGCACCCCGGACGACCGCGGGCCGTGGTCGCGCACGTCGATCCGAAGGACTGA
- a CDS encoding DUF2283 domain-containing protein, giving the protein MDIDGMINLDFDEQGRPIGIEVFAASSKLPDYLLKSAERLDTEDA; this is encoded by the coding sequence GTGGACATCGACGGCATGATCAACCTCGACTTCGACGAGCAAGGCCGCCCAATCGGCATCGAGGTGTTCGCGGCCAGTTCAAAACTGCCTGATTACCTGCTCAAGTCGGCTGAGCGCCTGGACACCGAAGACGCCTGA